A part of Sebastes fasciatus isolate fSebFas1 chromosome 10, fSebFas1.pri, whole genome shotgun sequence genomic DNA contains:
- the f8 gene encoding coagulation factor VIII: protein MTSMRAATLLLLLLPPLLLCSSATEEPRQSAAAVREYYIAAVEIGWDYVYYLDAVEPATDQRSRSKDIPQKYVKAVYREYTDSTYTVPKTRPAWTGIQGPVIVARAGDRVVVHFKNLASQSYSMSPVGITYWKQSEGAGYDDSTAGQEKEDDAVSPGGYYEYVWDISPKDGPTSSDPECLTYSYSSQVDTVRDVNSGLIGALLICKTSAFTDEGQRRNPAFVLLFAVFDETKSWYGEVGERRSREKFKRSGGRKEYHTINGYVNSTLPGLTMCQGRNHVFWHLIGMGTAPEIHSIQFQDHSLQVMSHRKVTMEVTPMTFITAEMRPATIGRFLMSCQIHAHRHDGMNAYFTVEKCPEPLPGPDLRNVKHKDYRDSSEEYFEDDSDDDSDDGENLFNTISFQPRKPKVQARASRGQPSITWEHYIAIEEVTWDYAPHLKPTDSELQSGYLPAAPHHLGYKYKKAVYVEYKDGSFTQKKNPAKTLLGPLLKGKINDKIHITLRNLASRPFNIYPNGLTKISPLQRSTNAAEKDLRSMAVPPNGTFSYVWSLTTDDGPLGGDPQCLTQLYQSTISPERDLASGLVGTLLICKYNTMDTRGRLLGPDKEWSLIFAVFDENRSWYFNENMQKSSQISSNTTDPEFYNSNVIYSINGLMFAGRQFLLSQTDVAFWHVANVGTQSDFLSVYFTGNLFQYQGLYQTVITLFPMTGMTVPMETEVMGEWEISAYDGSLKSRGMSVRYTVRQSEDGDRVDRDGVEDDISDYIDQFDLQPRSRRPENCTTLVRLCKKPLANNNTQSVNTSSQNVTNGETVTSLDGDGGIPQDVLEELGRDGEWTVSQNETEPGGEGGRGRQRRQAEGNWTDVDISSGASEDGLTGLEIGGEDVENRTDAGAEVKAEERSKMSSVNNETKGELEESNEILPNSNPQLTELVSTVERSNSEEMDRNLIPLNHIQSEPERLRAVLEYNYTADGNNTTGIDLALEYDDYGLEVNTSDIFDTDYMDLRSGETRYRHYYIAAEEINWNYGIRKPHQLIKPREMRRGMRKFLPEYKKVVFRAYNDKDFLLPVGRGEPQEHLGIMGPFIRAEINDLLTVVFKNKASRPYSFHLQGVYDRSQGAGMGQSQASSAPPGVPGEPVAPGEARTYNWRVTRKQGPTDTEFDCKTGAYYSTVDKERDLHSGLIGPLVICKSGTLRTRQNTQRDVQEFALLFHTFDETKSWYLEESLQRHCAPPCQANTEDPWYHISNKFAAINGYVAETLPGLLVAQHRLVRWHLLNVGSDGEYHAVQFHGLPFTVHTEEEHRMGVYNLFPGVFGTVEMRPPTVGTWLVECTIGEYQLAGMRAKLLVYNPECVLPLGMQSGRIEDSQITASDYIGNWEPRLARLEQSGYINAWMGRNRMSWIQVDLQRPTLLHGVQTQGVRSRLRDNYITIFNVSYSLDQETWTAYRGNRTPTAVFYGNMDSSSVKTNPFSTPFVARYVRIQPVNFVQKPALRLELLGCDLNSCSLPLGLKKRLIPDNSFTASSFYSSLLLNWRPGLARLHQEGSANAWRPKNNNPHEWLQVDLGKVRRITGVVTQGARSMLTQMMVTEFSVTVSHDGHSWSSVLEESSQREKIFTGNSDSDDEALTVFDRPLFGRYLRIHPRGWFNDIALRLEVLGCDTQQGP from the exons ATGACCTCCATGAGAGCAGCGaccctcctgctgctgctgctgccgccgctgctgctctgctcttcGGCCACAGAAGAACCGCGGCAGTCCGCCGCTGCTGTCAGAGAGTATTACATAGCAGCTGTAGAGATCGGCTGGGACTACGTCTACTACCTGGACGCTGTTGAGCCAGCGACCGACCAAAG gagTAGATCCAAAGATATTCCTCAAAAATACGTCAAGGCAGTTTACAGGGAGTACACAGACTCCACATACACTGTCCCCAAGACGAGGCCAGCATGGACAG GTATTCAGGGCCCGGTGATCGTAGCCCGGGCTGGTGACCGGGTGGTGGTCCACTTCAAGAACCTGGCCTCTCAGTCCTACAGTATGAGCCCCGTGGGGATCACCTACTGGAAACAGTCTGAAG GAGCCGGGTATGATGACTCCACGGCTGGccaggagaaggaggatgaTGCCGTCTCTCCTGGAGGATACTATGAGTACGTGTGGGACATCAGCCCTAAAGACGGCCCCACTTCCAGTGACCCCGAGTGTCTCACCTACTCCTACTCATCCCAGGTGGACACGGTTCGAGATGTAAACTCAGGACTCATCGGTGCCCTGCTCATCTGCAAAACAA GTGCCTTCACAGATGAAGGCCAGAGGAGAAATCCGGCGTTTGTGCTGCTGTTTGCCGTGTTTGATGAGACCAAGAGCTGGTATGGAGAggtaggagagaggaggagcagagagaagtTCAAGAGGAGCGGCGGCAGAAAGGAATACCACACCATCAATGGATATGTCAACTCTACGTTACCTG GTTTGACGATGTGTCAGGGTCGTAATCACGTGTTCTGGCATCTGATTGGGATGGGCACAGCTCCAGAAATCCACTCCATTCAGTTTCAGGACCACTCTCTGCAG GTGATGAGCCATCGTAAAGTCACCATGGAGGTGACCCCTATGACATTCATCACTGCAGAAATGAGACCTGCTACTATCGGCCGCTTCCTTATGAGCTGTCAGATACATGCTCACCGCCACG ATGGTATGAACGCTTATTTCACGGTGGAGAAATGCCCTGAACCTTTGCCGGGACCCGACCTGCGAAACGTCAAACATAAGGATTACAGGGATAGCAGTGAAGAGTACTTTGAAGACGACAGTGACGACGACAGTGACGACGGCGAGAATTTGTTCAACACCATCAGCTTTCAGCCTAGGAAACCAAAAGTGCAAGCGAGAGCCAGCAGGGGACAGCCATCTATAACCTGGGAGCATTACATCGCCATTGAAGAGGTCACGTGGGACTACGCCCCTCATCTCAAACCCACAGATAG TGAGTTGCAGTCTGGATATTTGCCTGCAGCTCCCCATCACCTGGGCTACAAGTATAAGAAGGCGGTGTATGTGGAGTACAAAGATGGATCTTTCACTCAGAAGAAGAACCCGGCCAAGACACTGCTGGGTCCACTCCTGAAAGGAAAAATCAACGATAAAATTCAT ATCACTCTGAGAAACCTGGCCAGTCGCCCTTTCAACATTTACCCCAATGGCCTTACCAAGATCTCTCCACTGCAGAGATCCACAAATG CTGCAGAGAAGGACCTGCGCTCCATGGCAGTGCCCCCCAACGGGACGTTCAGCTACGTTTGGTCGCTAACAACAGATGATGGACCATTGGGGGGAGACCCCCAGTGTCTGACACAGCTGTATCAGAGCACCATCTCCCCAGAGAGGGACTTGGCCTCCGGACTGGTGGGCACCCTGCTCATCTGCAAGTACAACACCATGGACACCAGAGGACGTCTG TTGGGCCCAGATAAAGAGTGGAGCCTGATATTTGCTGTGTTTGATGAGAACAGAAGTTGGTACTTCAACGAAAACATGCAGAAGTCCAGCCAAATCTCCTCAAACACCACGGACCCTGAATTCTACAACTCCAATGTCATTTACA GTATAAACGGCCTCATGTTCGCCGGGCGTCAATTTTTGTTGTCTCAAACCGACGTGGCCTTCTGGCATGTGGCCAATGTGGGCACCCAGAGTGACTTCCTCTCTGTTTACTTCACGGGAAACCTCTTTCAGTACCAAGGCCTCTACCAGACCGTCATCACCCTCTTCCCCATGACTGGCATGACCGTTCCCATGGAAACCGAGGTGATGG GTGAGTGGGAGATCAGTGCTTACGATGGCAGCCTCAAGAGCCGGGGGATGAGCGTCCGTTACACCGTTCGTCAAAGCGAGGATGGAGACCGAGTTGATCGTGATGGGGTTGAAGACGATATCTCTGACTATATCGATCAGTTTGATCTGCAGCCGAGGAGCAGAAGACCTGAAAATTGCACAACGTTGGTTCGATTGTGCAAGAAACCCCTCGCTAATAACAATACTCAATCGGTAAACACTTCCAGTCAAAATGTCACTAATGGTGAAACAGTAACATCACTGGATGGAGACGGAGGAATCCCACAGGATGTCTTGGAGGAACTAGGGAGAGACGGGGAGTGGACAGTTTCTCAGAATGAGACTGAgcctggaggagagggaggtcGAGGCAGGCAGAGAAGACAAGCAGAGGGCAACTGGACGGATGTAGATATCAGCTCTGGAGCCTCAGAAGATGGACTCACTGGGTTAGAGATTGGAGGAGAGGATGTGGAAAATAGGACTGACGCTGGTGCCGAGGTGAAAGCTGAGGAAAGGAGTAAAATGTCGAGTGTGAATAATGAGACGAAGGGAGAGCTTGAAGAGAGCAACGAGATCTTACCGAACAGCAATCCACAGCTGACAGAGTTAGTCTCAACTGTAGAGCGAAGCAATTCAGAAGAAATGGATCGAAACTTAATACCACTAAACCACATTCAGTCTGAGCCTGAGCGACTTAGAGCCGTTCTGGAATATAACTACACTGCTGATGGCAACAACACAACAGGGATCGATCTGGCTCTCGAGTATGACGACTACGGCCTAGAG GTGAACACGTCAGATATATTTGACACGGATTACATGGACCTGCGCTCCGGAGAGACTAGATACCGCCACTACTACATTGCAGCAGAGGAGATCAACTGGAACTATGGCATCCGAAAACCTCATCAGCTCATCAAACCCAG AGAGATGCGTCGAGGGATGAGGAAGTTCCTGCCAGAGTATAAGAAGGTGGTGTTTCGAGCCTACAACGATAAAGACTTCCTACTTCCTGTGGGCAGAGGAGAGCCCCAGGAGCACCTGGGGATCATGGGACCTTTCATCAGAGCTGAGATCAATGATCTCCTCACC GTGGTCTTTAAGAACAAGGCATCCAGGCCGTACTCCTTTCACCTTCAGGGAGTCTATGACCGCAGCCAGGGGGCCGGCATGGGCCAAAGCCAGGCATCCTCGGCTCCGCCCGGCGTCCCAGGAGAGCCTGTGGCTCCTGGGGAGGCGCGGACCTATAACTGGAGAGTAACCAGGAAACAAGGACCAACCGACACTGAATTTGACTGCAAGACTGGGGCTTACTACTCCACTGTGGACAAG GAGAGGGACCTTCATTCGGGTCTGATTGGTCCACTGGTGATCTGTAAGTCCGGCACCCTCCGGACTCGTCAGAACACGCAGCGAGACGTCCAGGAGTTCGCCCTTCTCTTCCACACCTTTGATGAAACTAAAAGCTGGTACCTGGAGGAGAGCCTGCAGCGCCACTGTGCTCCGCCCTGTCAGGCCAACACTGAGGACCCCTGGTACCACATCAGCAACAAGTTTGCAG CAATAAATGGGTATGTAGCGGAGACTCTTCCTGGTCTGTTGGTCGCCCAGCACCGGCTCGTCAGGTGGCACCTGCTGAACGTTGGAAGTGACGGAGAGTACCACGCTGTGCAATTCCACGGTTTGCCTTTCACTGTTCACACTGAAGAGGAACACCGTATGGGGGTCTACAACCTGTTCcctg GAGTGTTTGGCACGGTGGAGATGAGACCCCCCACAGTTGGCACGTGGCTGGTGGAGTGCACTATAGGAGAGTACCAGCTGGCCGGTATGAGGGCTAAACTACTGGTCTATAATCCAG AGTGTGTCTTGCCTCTGGGGATGCAATCGGGAAGGATCGAGGATTCCCAGATCACTGCATCAGATTACATAG GTAACTGGGAGCCGAGGCTGGCAAGGCTGGAGCAGTCCGGTTATATCAATGCCTGGATGGGCAGAAACAGGATGTCATGGATACAG GTTGACCTCCAGAGGCCCACCCTGCTGCACGGCGTGCAGACGCAGGGAGTCAGGTCGAGGCTGAGGGACAACTACATCACAATCTTCAACGTCTCCTACAGCTTGGACCAGGAGACCTGGACCGCTTACAGAGGAAACAGAACCCCTACTgcg GTATTTTATGGCAATATGGACAGCTCCAGTGTGAAAACCAACCCCTTCTCTACACCATTTGTGGCTCGCTACGTCAGGATTCAGCCTGTAAACTTTGTCCAAAAGCCTGCTCTCCGTCTGGAGCTGCTCGGCTGCGATCTCAACA gctgctctctccctctcgggCTCAAGAAGAGGCTGATTCCTGACAACAGCTTCACTGCTTCCTCATTTTATTCATCTCTGCTGCTTAACTGGAGACCCGGCCTCGCTCGCCTCCACCAAGAAGGCAGTGCCAACGCTTGGAGGCCAAAG AACAACAACCCCCACGAGTGGCTGCAGGTGGACTTGGGTAAAGTGAGACGCATCACGGGGGTCGTGACCCAAGGAGCACGATCAATGTTGACCCAAATGATGGTGACCGAGTTCTCCGTCACCGTCAGTCATGATGGACACTCATGGAGCAGCGTGTTGGAGGAGAGCTCCCAGAGAGAAAAG atcttcacaggaaacagcgACTCAGACGATGAAGCTCTCACCGTCTTCGATCGTCCTCTGTTCGGCCGCTACCTCCGCATCCACCCGCGGGGTTGGTTCAACGACATCGCCCTGCGTCTGGAGGTCCTGGGCTGTGACACGCAGCAGGGGCCCTGA